A section of the Arabiibacter massiliensis genome encodes:
- a CDS encoding HAMP domain-containing sensor histidine kinase, producing the protein MLLVPVGIVVFALSLVIGHFLSEPLRMLAKKTAAYRSGADVPFEPDGRLREADELAADFKALVQTTKSQQRDLQLKERRQAAFISDVAHELRTPLTAIRGNAEMLDDPDLPPELHTKFCDIIINESERLSRLTHDLLTLQRIEDDAAPMELARVNLRELSSGVIDALEPILRARDAHTEIVGEAPDVLGNLDRLKQAVTNLVENASRFIAPGGRITIELFGLKGNSILAVKDDGCGFGDVDPKLLFDRFYRTDASRSRGTGGTGLGLAIVKSIVEAHDGTVEAINLPDGGACFIIALPSIPSDR; encoded by the coding sequence TTGCTGCTCGTGCCAGTGGGCATCGTCGTGTTCGCGCTCAGCCTGGTCATCGGCCATTTCCTCTCCGAGCCGCTGCGCATGCTGGCGAAGAAGACCGCCGCCTACCGCTCCGGAGCCGACGTGCCGTTCGAACCCGACGGCAGGCTGCGCGAGGCCGACGAGCTGGCCGCCGACTTCAAGGCGCTCGTGCAGACCACGAAATCCCAGCAGCGCGACCTGCAGCTGAAGGAGCGCCGCCAAGCCGCGTTCATCAGCGACGTCGCCCACGAGCTGCGCACGCCGCTCACCGCCATCCGCGGCAACGCCGAGATGCTCGACGACCCCGACCTGCCGCCCGAGCTGCACACGAAGTTCTGCGACATCATCATCAACGAGAGCGAGCGCCTGAGCCGCCTCACGCACGACCTGCTCACGCTCCAGCGCATCGAGGACGACGCGGCCCCGATGGAGCTCGCGCGCGTGAACCTGCGCGAGCTCTCGTCCGGCGTCATCGACGCCCTCGAGCCCATCCTGCGCGCCCGCGACGCGCACACCGAGATCGTGGGCGAGGCCCCGGACGTCCTGGGCAACCTCGACCGCCTCAAGCAGGCCGTCACCAACCTCGTGGAGAACGCGAGCCGCTTCATCGCCCCGGGCGGGCGCATCACCATCGAGCTGTTCGGCCTCAAGGGCAACTCCATCCTGGCCGTCAAGGACGACGGCTGCGGCTTCGGCGACGTCGATCCGAAGCTCCTGTTCGACCGCTTCTACCGCACCGACGCCTCGCGCAGCCGCGGCACCGGCGGCACGGGGCTGGGGCTCGCTATCGTGAAGTCCATCGTCGAGGCGCACGACGGAACGGTGGAGGCCATCAACCTGCCCGACGGAGGCGCCTGCTTCATCATCGCGCTGCCGTCCATCCCCTCCGACCGCTGA
- a CDS encoding response regulator transcription factor, with protein MNDTPHRILVVDDEPSITEFVSYALKKEGFFTDVVDNGEDALALATKNPYDLFVLDIMLPGMDGYELCRRLRSKTTVPVLFLSARDTELDKVVGLEIGGDDYLAKPFGVRELIARVRALLRRGSGGDFPGANHAVTASGITLDEDAHTASGEHGEIDLTPREFELLASLMKNAGKVVSREDLLRDAWGWEYLTETKTVDTHIKRLRDKIESAGYDPGLVETVRGYGYRFKQ; from the coding sequence ATGAACGACACGCCGCATCGCATCCTCGTCGTCGACGACGAGCCCTCCATCACCGAATTCGTCAGCTACGCCCTGAAGAAGGAGGGATTCTTCACCGACGTCGTCGACAACGGCGAAGACGCGCTGGCCCTCGCCACGAAGAACCCCTACGACCTGTTCGTGCTGGACATCATGCTGCCGGGAATGGACGGCTACGAGCTGTGCCGCCGTCTGCGCTCCAAGACCACCGTTCCCGTGCTGTTCCTCTCGGCGCGCGACACGGAGCTCGACAAGGTGGTGGGCCTCGAGATCGGGGGCGACGACTACCTGGCCAAGCCCTTCGGCGTGCGCGAGCTCATCGCCCGCGTGCGCGCGCTTTTGCGTCGCGGAAGCGGCGGCGACTTCCCCGGCGCGAACCACGCCGTCACCGCCAGCGGCATCACGCTCGACGAGGACGCCCACACGGCCTCCGGCGAGCACGGCGAGATCGACCTCACGCCGCGCGAGTTCGAGCTGCTGGCCAGCCTGATGAAGAACGCCGGCAAGGTGGTTTCGCGCGAGGACCTGCTGCGCGACGCGTGGGGTTGGGAATACTTGACCGAAACCAAGACGGTTGACACCCATATCAAGCGACTCCGTGATAAGATTGAGTCCGCCGGATACGACCCCGGTCTGGTGGAAACTGTTCGCGGCTACGGATACAGGTTCAAGCAATAA
- a CDS encoding IS1634 family transposase has product MYLKKTKTREGRIYLSITEGFRKDGKVRTRTVESCGYLDELEEAYEDPIAHFEARARALTEEKRRSEAPVLIEARMSERIDKRASATRLNIGSLVLSRYYHALGIGAFWDSRKVHAHLGFDANAAFRMLTYMRILSPESKKASFEKRGMLPDRCEFSLDDVYHALSFFARYEDRFKAHLDSAVESLRERDRSRTYYDVTNYYFEIEDEDDLRRRGVSKEHRPNPIVQMGLLLDADGIPLDYEVFSGNVNDSLTLLPVMKKMRSRHPHERTVVVADKGLNTSNNIAAAVLDGNGFAFSQSVRKATRSLKAWVLEDGGYAENEAGTFKVKSRQSYKEVVVEGEDGATRKERIPVKQVAFWSKDFFERARRERAKVIEKSKAAIERGGMASAKARSSVRYAKDTPCVPSTGEVAEHLWSLDEEKIAADEAMDGYYCIVTSETYMDERDVIELYRGLWRIEETFRVTKSTLDARPVYVSREDRIRAHFMICYAALVIMRLIQADLGWKHSAQAIADDLAAMTGVNEDANVYLFGHRTDLSDELGRVAGLDLARRRYTRKQIKDMLASTKKM; this is encoded by the coding sequence ATGTATCTCAAGAAGACCAAGACGCGCGAGGGGCGCATCTACCTTTCCATCACCGAGGGATTCCGGAAAGACGGCAAGGTGCGCACCCGCACCGTCGAGAGCTGCGGGTACCTCGACGAGCTCGAAGAGGCGTACGAGGACCCGATCGCCCACTTCGAGGCGCGGGCGAGGGCCCTGACCGAGGAGAAGAGGCGCTCGGAGGCGCCCGTCCTCATCGAGGCCCGTATGTCCGAGAGGATAGACAAGCGAGCCTCTGCCACCCGGCTCAACATAGGCTCCCTGGTTCTCTCCCGCTACTACCACGCGCTCGGCATCGGGGCGTTCTGGGACAGCCGCAAGGTGCACGCGCACCTGGGCTTCGACGCCAACGCGGCGTTCCGCATGCTGACCTACATGCGCATCCTCTCCCCCGAGTCGAAGAAGGCCTCCTTCGAGAAGCGCGGGATGCTGCCCGACCGCTGCGAGTTCTCGCTCGACGACGTCTACCATGCCCTGAGCTTCTTCGCGCGCTACGAGGACAGGTTCAAGGCGCACCTCGACTCGGCGGTGGAGAGCCTGCGCGAGCGCGACCGCAGCCGCACCTACTACGACGTGACCAACTACTACTTCGAGATCGAGGACGAGGACGACCTGCGCCGCCGCGGCGTCTCCAAGGAGCACAGGCCCAACCCCATCGTCCAGATGGGGCTGCTCCTCGACGCCGACGGGATACCGCTTGACTACGAGGTGTTCTCGGGCAACGTGAACGACTCGCTCACCTTGCTGCCTGTCATGAAGAAGATGCGCTCACGACACCCCCATGAGCGCACGGTCGTGGTGGCCGACAAGGGCCTCAACACCTCGAACAACATCGCCGCAGCCGTGCTCGACGGCAACGGGTTCGCGTTCTCGCAATCGGTGCGCAAGGCGACAAGGTCCCTGAAGGCGTGGGTGCTCGAAGACGGGGGCTACGCCGAGAACGAGGCGGGGACCTTCAAGGTCAAGTCCCGCCAGTCCTACAAGGAGGTCGTTGTGGAAGGCGAGGACGGGGCGACCCGCAAAGAGCGCATCCCCGTCAAGCAGGTGGCCTTCTGGAGCAAAGACTTCTTCGAGCGGGCGCGCCGCGAGCGCGCCAAGGTCATCGAGAAATCGAAGGCCGCCATCGAGCGCGGGGGCATGGCGAGCGCGAAGGCCCGCTCATCGGTGCGCTACGCCAAGGACACCCCCTGCGTGCCTTCCACCGGAGAGGTGGCCGAGCACCTCTGGTCGCTCGACGAGGAGAAGATCGCCGCCGACGAGGCGATGGACGGCTACTACTGCATCGTCACGAGCGAGACCTACATGGACGAGCGCGACGTCATCGAGCTGTACCGGGGCCTGTGGAGGATCGAGGAGACGTTCAGGGTCACGAAATCGACCCTGGATGCGCGGCCCGTCTACGTGTCGAGGGAGGACCGCATCCGCGCTCACTTCATGATCTGCTACGCGGCGCTCGTCATCATGAGGCTCATCCAGGCCGACCTCGGCTGGAAGCACTCCGCCCAGGCCATAGCCGATGACCTCGCCGCCATGACGGGCGTCAACGAGGACGCCAACGTCTATCTGTTCGGACACAGAACCGATCTTTCTGATGAGCTGGGGAGGGTCGCGGGCCTCGACCTCGCGCGCCGCCGCTACACCCGCAAGCAGATCAAGGACATGCTCGCCTCTACGAAGAAAATGTGA
- a CDS encoding beta-ketoacyl-ACP synthase 3, translating into MGTTIIGCGKRLPQLEVENDALKALVDTNDEWISTRTGIKTRRIAVAETNTDLGEAAARQALGWEAGGFAERRVEAAEIDLVICATITPDAVTPSQAGLLRRRLGLDNAIAFDVNAACSGFVYGLTVAESLMAASSPATAGAQGRNPVKRALVVGAERLTRLTNWADRNTCVLFGDGAGAAVLEWSEERAGMLSSFIVNEDDVTNALTCAMGYDAPQPFDAEGVSPEAAATVDPGLPRIDAELGIDEAVRAGELRQALRMDGPKVFKFAAEAMTVAISRALERAGLELDDVACIVPHQANERIIKYAAKKLGRPMDFFQLSIANAGNSSAASVPMALSDAYASGRIERGDKVVLVAFGGGFTSGAVVFEA; encoded by the coding sequence ATGGGCACCACGATCATCGGATGCGGAAAACGCCTTCCCCAGCTGGAGGTTGAGAACGACGCGCTCAAGGCGCTGGTCGACACGAACGACGAGTGGATCAGCACGCGCACGGGCATCAAGACCCGGCGCATCGCCGTCGCCGAGACGAACACCGACCTCGGCGAGGCCGCAGCGCGCCAGGCTCTCGGCTGGGAGGCGGGCGGCTTCGCCGAGCGCCGCGTCGAGGCCGCCGAGATCGACCTCGTGATCTGCGCCACCATCACGCCCGACGCTGTAACCCCCTCGCAAGCGGGCCTGCTGCGCCGTCGGCTCGGCCTGGACAACGCCATCGCCTTCGACGTGAACGCGGCGTGCTCCGGCTTCGTCTACGGGCTGACGGTGGCCGAGTCGCTCATGGCCGCCTCCTCCCCCGCGACGGCCGGCGCGCAGGGCCGCAACCCGGTCAAGCGCGCGCTGGTGGTGGGCGCCGAGCGGCTGACCCGCCTCACCAACTGGGCCGACCGCAACACCTGCGTGCTGTTCGGCGACGGCGCGGGCGCGGCCGTGCTCGAGTGGAGCGAGGAGCGCGCCGGCATGCTGAGCAGCTTCATCGTGAACGAGGACGACGTCACGAACGCCCTCACCTGCGCCATGGGCTACGATGCGCCCCAGCCCTTCGACGCCGAGGGCGTCTCGCCCGAAGCCGCCGCCACGGTCGATCCCGGCCTGCCGCGCATCGACGCGGAACTCGGCATCGACGAGGCCGTGCGTGCGGGCGAGCTGCGCCAGGCGCTGCGAATGGACGGGCCCAAGGTGTTCAAGTTCGCCGCCGAGGCCATGACCGTGGCCATCTCCCGGGCCCTCGAGCGTGCAGGCCTCGAACTGGACGACGTCGCCTGCATCGTCCCGCACCAGGCCAACGAGCGCATCATCAAGTACGCCGCCAAGAAGCTCGGCCGGCCGATGGACTTCTTCCAGCTGTCCATCGCCAACGCGGGCAACTCGTCGGCAGCGAGCGTGCCGATGGCGCTCTCCGACGCCTACGCGAGCGGCCGCATCGAACGCGGCGACAAGGTGGTGCTCGTGGCCTTCGGCGGCGGCTTCACCAGCGGCGCCGTGGTGTTCGAGGCGTAA
- a CDS encoding PIN domain-containing protein encodes MITASTRLLLDSNVWLDLFASDRPGRDDAVELVTLATSQQTTLLFAASSIKDVYYLLNEREKRKIRAKNVEVTAGVAAAINEYAWGCVRAMEELATVVPIDQADLWIAAKYRAVHNDFEDNLVLAAMERSKADYLVTSDEVLLSKSPVAALAPHDAVALMA; translated from the coding sequence ATGATCACCGCATCTACGAGACTGCTTCTGGACTCGAACGTATGGCTTGACCTTTTCGCAAGCGACCGGCCGGGAAGGGACGATGCCGTAGAGCTTGTCACGCTTGCAACGAGCCAGCAAACGACGTTGCTTTTTGCAGCCTCATCGATAAAGGATGTCTATTACCTGCTCAATGAACGGGAGAAGCGAAAGATCCGAGCGAAGAACGTAGAGGTTACGGCAGGCGTCGCCGCAGCCATCAACGAGTATGCATGGGGCTGCGTGCGCGCTATGGAGGAATTGGCGACTGTCGTCCCCATCGACCAGGCGGATCTTTGGATTGCCGCGAAATACCGCGCCGTACACAACGACTTCGAGGACAACCTTGTGCTTGCCGCCATGGAGCGCTCGAAAGCGGACTACCTCGTTACCAGCGACGAGGTGCTTCTGAGCAAGTCGCCCGTAGCCGCCCTCGCGCCTCACGACGCAGTAGCCCTGATGGCGTAA
- a CDS encoding HsmA family protein: MSFELIVASIAITCALVLYTFGVFGERRSGTLSLRHVLLFWGGLVCDTTGTMIMTNIAQQSSAGGFGIHAATGVVAIGLMLVHAVWATVTFVRRNEQGMRRFHTFSTFVWLAWLVPYIIGMLVGIPMIHLNAVCAIGTSLVVVAVLAFALFRGGKRHAHAASR, encoded by the coding sequence ATGAGTTTTGAATTGATCGTGGCGAGCATCGCCATCACCTGCGCGCTGGTCTTGTACACCTTCGGAGTGTTCGGGGAGAGGCGTTCGGGCACGTTGTCGCTGCGCCATGTGCTGCTGTTCTGGGGCGGCCTCGTGTGCGACACCACCGGCACGATGATCATGACGAACATCGCCCAGCAATCGTCCGCGGGAGGCTTCGGCATCCATGCGGCGACGGGGGTCGTCGCCATCGGGCTCATGCTCGTGCACGCCGTGTGGGCCACCGTCACCTTCGTCCGTCGCAACGAGCAGGGCATGAGGCGCTTCCACACGTTCAGCACGTTCGTTTGGCTGGCATGGCTCGTGCCCTACATCATCGGCATGCTCGTGGGTATCCCGATGATCCATCTCAACGCCGTCTGCGCCATCGGCACGAGCCTCGTCGTGGTGGCAGTTCTCGCGTTCGCGCTGTTCCGCGGCGGGAAGAGGCATGCGCACGCAGCGTCGCGCTAG
- a CDS encoding gamma-glutamyl-gamma-aminobutyrate hydrolase family protein produces MIVGITTTHVVEEFEGERVPVERATVEYVRSVAAAGGTPLLIPSTPGGRAPNEAAARELAGRIDALVLAGGGDIDPALYGQGVRLAETTSVSADRDALELELARLAHARDLPTLGICRGMQVMNVALGGTLHQDLRACGLTRSEHRQQPPYDEVRQRVDVAEGSVLERSLGAKGPSILVNSMHHQAAAAIAPALQVTAVSDDGVAEALEDPTRRFFLGVQWHPEYLDDNLGLFRALVRAAC; encoded by the coding sequence ATGATAGTCGGCATCACCACCACCCACGTGGTCGAAGAGTTTGAGGGGGAGCGCGTCCCCGTGGAGCGCGCCACGGTGGAGTACGTGCGCAGCGTGGCGGCCGCAGGCGGGACGCCCCTGCTCATCCCATCGACTCCGGGAGGACGCGCGCCGAACGAGGCCGCGGCGCGCGAGCTTGCGGGCCGCATCGACGCCCTCGTGCTGGCCGGCGGCGGCGACATCGATCCCGCGTTGTACGGGCAGGGCGTGCGGCTGGCCGAGACGACCTCGGTGTCCGCCGATCGCGACGCCCTCGAGCTGGAGCTCGCCCGGCTGGCCCATGCGCGGGACCTGCCCACGCTCGGCATCTGCCGCGGCATGCAGGTGATGAACGTGGCGCTGGGCGGCACGCTGCACCAGGACCTGCGCGCCTGCGGGCTGACCCGGTCGGAGCACCGTCAGCAGCCGCCCTACGACGAGGTGCGCCAGCGCGTGGACGTCGCCGAGGGCAGCGTGCTCGAGCGATCCCTCGGCGCGAAGGGGCCGTCGATCCTCGTGAACTCGATGCACCACCAAGCGGCGGCGGCCATCGCACCGGCCCTGCAGGTGACGGCCGTGAGCGACGACGGCGTGGCGGAGGCGCTCGAGGATCCGACCCGCCGCTTCTTCCTGGGCGTGCAATGGCATCCCGAGTACTTGGACGACAACCTGGGCCTGTTCCGCGCCCTCGTGCGCGCCGCGTGCTGA
- a CDS encoding response regulator: protein MNDTPHRILVVDDEPSITEFVSYALKKEGFFTDVVDNGEDALALATKNPYDLFVLDIMLPGMDGYELCRRLRSKTTVPVLFLSARDTELRSLSA from the coding sequence ATGAACGACACGCCGCATCGCATCCTCGTCGTCGACGACGAGCCCTCCATCACCGAATTCGTCAGCTACGCCCTGAAGAAGGAGGGATTCTTCACCGACGTCGTCGACAACGGCGAAGACGCGCTGGCCCTCGCCACGAAGAACCCCTACGACCTGTTCGTGCTGGACATCATGCTGCCGGGAATGGACGGCTACGAGCTGTGCCGCCGTCTGCGCTCCAAGACCACCGTTCCCGTGCTGTTCCTCTCGGCGCGCGACACGGAGCTCCGGAGTTTGAGCGCATAA
- a CDS encoding formate--tetrahydrofolate ligase, with translation MLSDIEIAQATEPQPISAIAEKAGVPQKYLEMYGTNKAKVDYNLLKDVEHTPGKLILVTAINPTPAGEGKTTTTVGLADALAKQGKNVVVALREPSLGPVFGIKGGAAGGGYAQVIPMEDINLHFTGDFHAIGAANNLLAALLDAHIQNGNELGIDVRKITWKRVVDMNDRQLRNIVDGLGGKAHGVPREDGFDITVASEVMAIFCLATSITDLKERLGRIVVGYTFDDKPVTAHDLHAEGAMTALLKDALKPNLVQTLEGTPAFVHGGPFANIAHGCNSIMATRMAMALGDYCVTEAGFGADLGAEKFLDIKCRLAGLKPDAVVVVATVRALKNHGGVAKADLNEENLEALEAGLPNLLQHVENITQVYRLPCVVAINAFPTDTKAELDLVEAKCRELGVNVALSEVWAKGGEGGQALATEVARLCAAGDADGRSAATFAFSYEDDLSLAEKIEAIAKRIYHADGVTFEPAAKKELAQLEALGFGGMPVCMAKTQYSFSDDAAKLGAPRGFTVTVRQVKVSAGAGFVVALTGSIMTMPGLGKTPAAFKIDVDEDGKISGLF, from the coding sequence GTGTTGAGCGACATTGAAATTGCCCAAGCGACCGAACCGCAGCCGATCAGCGCCATCGCCGAGAAGGCGGGCGTGCCGCAGAAGTACCTGGAGATGTACGGCACGAACAAGGCGAAGGTGGACTACAACCTGCTCAAGGACGTAGAGCACACGCCGGGCAAGCTCATCCTGGTCACGGCCATCAACCCCACGCCCGCCGGCGAGGGCAAGACCACCACCACGGTGGGCCTGGCCGACGCGCTAGCGAAGCAGGGCAAGAACGTGGTCGTGGCCCTGCGCGAGCCGTCGCTCGGCCCCGTGTTCGGCATCAAGGGCGGCGCGGCCGGCGGCGGGTACGCCCAGGTCATCCCCATGGAGGACATCAACCTGCACTTCACGGGCGACTTCCACGCCATCGGCGCGGCCAACAACCTACTGGCGGCCCTGCTGGACGCGCACATCCAGAACGGCAACGAGCTGGGCATCGACGTACGCAAGATCACGTGGAAGCGCGTGGTGGACATGAACGACCGCCAGCTGCGCAACATCGTGGACGGCCTGGGCGGCAAGGCCCACGGCGTGCCGCGCGAGGACGGCTTCGACATCACGGTGGCCTCCGAGGTCATGGCCATCTTCTGCCTGGCCACGAGCATTACCGACTTGAAGGAGCGCTTGGGACGCATTGTGGTGGGCTACACCTTCGACGACAAGCCGGTCACGGCGCACGACCTGCATGCCGAAGGCGCCATGACGGCCCTTTTGAAGGACGCCCTGAAGCCGAACCTCGTGCAGACGCTCGAAGGAACGCCGGCGTTCGTGCACGGCGGTCCCTTCGCCAACATCGCGCACGGCTGCAACTCCATCATGGCCACGCGCATGGCCATGGCGCTCGGCGACTACTGCGTGACCGAGGCCGGCTTCGGCGCCGACCTGGGCGCGGAGAAGTTCCTCGACATCAAGTGCCGCCTGGCGGGCCTGAAGCCCGACGCGGTGGTGGTGGTGGCCACGGTGCGCGCTTTGAAGAACCACGGCGGCGTGGCGAAGGCCGACCTCAACGAGGAGAACCTCGAGGCGCTGGAGGCCGGTCTGCCGAACCTGTTGCAGCACGTGGAGAACATCACGCAGGTGTACCGGCTGCCGTGCGTGGTGGCCATCAACGCGTTTCCCACCGACACGAAGGCCGAGCTCGACCTGGTGGAGGCCAAGTGCCGCGAGCTGGGCGTGAACGTGGCGCTGTCCGAGGTGTGGGCCAAGGGCGGCGAGGGCGGCCAGGCGCTGGCCACCGAGGTGGCGCGCCTGTGTGCGGCGGGCGACGCCGATGGCCGCAGCGCCGCGACGTTCGCGTTCTCCTATGAGGATGACCTTTCGCTCGCCGAGAAGATCGAGGCCATCGCGAAGCGCATCTACCATGCCGACGGTGTGACGTTCGAGCCCGCCGCGAAGAAGGAGCTCGCGCAGCTTGAGGCGCTCGGCTTCGGCGGTATGCCGGTGTGCATGGCCAAGACGCAGTATTCCTTCAGCGACGACGCTGCCAAGCTCGGCGCTCCGCGCGGTTTCACCGTGACCGTGCGCCAGGTGAAGGTGTCGGCCGGCGCCGGCTTCGTGGTGGCACTCACGGGCTCCATCATGACGATGCCCGGCCTCGGCAAGACCCCGGCCGCGTTCAAGATCGACGTCGACGAGGATGGCAAGATTTCGGGATTGTTCTAA
- a CDS encoding type III pantothenate kinase yields the protein MLLAIDVGNTQTVVGVYQGESLLHRWRVATNKKHTSDELRVKLVPLLSSEGIAVGDLDGVALASVVPQLTLSWCAAVRRMIGREALVCTAEAAGGLFEADYPNPREVGADRVADAVAAKALYGAPVVVVDFGTATNIEVIDAEGKFVGGVIAPGVETSASALFSHATKLGAIDLVDPGVAIGRNTEEAIQAGIVYGEADRVDGLVRRIFGQLGYEAPVVATGGLASRVAAQSSTITATNPELTLEGLRLIYAAREA from the coding sequence ATGTTACTTGCTATCGACGTGGGCAACACCCAGACGGTGGTGGGCGTTTACCAGGGCGAAAGCCTGCTGCACCGGTGGCGCGTGGCCACGAATAAGAAGCACACCTCCGATGAGCTGCGCGTGAAGCTGGTGCCGCTGCTCAGCTCCGAGGGCATCGCGGTGGGCGATCTGGACGGCGTGGCGCTGGCCTCCGTCGTGCCGCAGCTGACGCTTTCGTGGTGCGCGGCGGTGCGCCGCATGATCGGGCGCGAGGCGCTCGTATGCACGGCCGAGGCGGCGGGCGGACTGTTCGAGGCGGACTATCCGAACCCGCGCGAGGTGGGCGCCGACCGCGTGGCCGACGCCGTGGCCGCCAAGGCGCTCTACGGCGCGCCGGTGGTGGTGGTGGACTTCGGTACGGCTACGAATATCGAGGTCATCGACGCGGAAGGGAAGTTCGTGGGCGGCGTGATAGCGCCGGGCGTGGAGACGTCGGCTTCTGCGCTGTTCTCGCATGCCACCAAGCTCGGGGCCATCGATCTGGTGGATCCCGGGGTCGCCATCGGGCGCAACACCGAAGAGGCCATCCAGGCGGGCATCGTCTACGGCGAGGCCGACCGCGTGGACGGCCTGGTGCGGCGCATCTTCGGCCAGCTGGGCTACGAGGCGCCGGTGGTGGCCACGGGAGGCCTCGCCTCGCGTGTGGCGGCCCAGTCGAGCACCATCACCGCCACCAACCCCGAGCTCACCCTCGAGGGCCTCCGCCTCATATACGCCGCGCGCGAGGCGTAG
- a CDS encoding TetR/AcrR family transcriptional regulator, translated as MGNKPVISKQQILDAAYDIARTKGLSGLSIREVARACDVAVGTVYHSYPTKSDLVNDVVGRFWNESLADRMPLAASGTDFVEFCRELAAETSRAFARFRSDWLAEVSALNAHDLAAAHRREEATFSHIRRGLMMALDRDPRIDRARLTGPLAPEPLSAFVWTSMLTSVKRGEPSCETLLALLRTTLY; from the coding sequence ATGGGCAACAAACCCGTCATAAGCAAGCAGCAGATACTCGACGCCGCCTACGACATCGCGCGCACGAAGGGGCTGTCCGGCCTGAGCATCCGCGAGGTCGCGCGTGCGTGCGACGTGGCCGTGGGCACCGTGTACCACTCCTACCCCACGAAGTCCGACCTGGTGAACGACGTGGTGGGCCGCTTCTGGAACGAGTCGCTGGCCGACCGCATGCCCCTTGCGGCCTCGGGAACCGACTTCGTGGAGTTCTGCCGCGAGCTGGCCGCCGAGACCTCGCGGGCGTTCGCGCGCTTCCGCAGCGATTGGCTGGCCGAAGTGTCGGCGCTCAACGCGCACGACCTGGCCGCGGCGCATCGGCGCGAGGAGGCCACGTTCTCGCACATCCGCAGGGGCCTGATGATGGCGCTCGATCGCGATCCCCGCATCGACCGCGCGCGTCTGACCGGCCCGCTTGCACCCGAACCCCTCAGCGCGTTCGTGTGGACGAGCATGCTCACGTCCGTCAAGCGCGGCGAACCGTCGTGCGAGACGCTGCTCGCCCTGCTGCGCACGACGCTGTACTGA